One segment of Carya illinoinensis cultivar Pawnee chromosome 1, C.illinoinensisPawnee_v1, whole genome shotgun sequence DNA contains the following:
- the LOC122315734 gene encoding adenosylhomocysteinase-like, with translation MALSVEKTTSGREYKVKDMSQADFGRLEIELAEVEMPGLMSCRTEFGPSQPFKGARITGSLHMTIQTAVLIETLTALGAEVRWCSCNIFSTQDHAAAAIARDSAAVFAWKGETLQEYWWCTERALDWGPGGGPDLIVDDGGDATLLIHEGVKAEEIFEKTGKLPDPASTDNAEFQIVLTIIRDGLKTDPKRYHKMKSRLVGVSEETTTGVKRLYQMESSGSLLFPAINVNDSVTKSKFDNLYGCRHSLPDGLMRATDVMIAGKVAVVCGYGDVGKGCAAALKQAGSRVIVTEIDPICALQALMEGIPVLTLEDVVAEADIFVTTTGNKDIIMVDDMKKMKNNAIVCNIGHFDNEIDMLGLENYPGVKRITIKPQTDRWVFPETNSGIIVLAEGRLMNLGCATGHPSFVMSCSFTNQVIAQLELWTEKASGKYEKKVYVLPKHLDEKVAALHLGKLGAKLTKLSKDQADYINVPVEGPYKPAQYRY, from the exons ATGGCTCTTTCAGTGGAAAAAACCACGAGTGGCCGTGAGTACAAGGTCAAGGACATGTCCCAGGCCGACTTTGGTCGCCTTGAGATCGAGCTCGCCGAGGTCGAGATGCCTGGTCTCATGTCCTGCCGCACTGAGTTCGGTCCCTCGCAGCCCTTCAAGGGCGCCAGGATCACCGGCTCCCTTCACATGACCATCCAGACCGCTGTACTCATTGAGACCCTCACCGCCCTCGGCGCGGAGGTCCGCTGGTGCTCCTGCAACATCTTCTCCACCCAGGATCACGCTGCCGCCGCCATAGCCCGTGACTCCGCCGCCGTGTTCGCCTGGAAGGGAGAGACACTCCAGGAGTACTGGTGGTGCACCGAGCGTGCCCTCGACTGGGGCCCCGGCGGTGGCCCCGACCTCATCGTGGACGACGGCGGAGACGCCACGCTGTTGATCCACGAGGGGGTTAAGGCCGAGGAGATCTTCGAGAAGACCGGGAAGCTTCCGGACCCGGCTTCTACCGACAATGCCGAGTTCCAGATTGTGCTGACCATTATCAGGGATGGGCTCAAGACTGACCCCAAGAGGTACCACAAGATGAAGAGCAGGTTGGTCGGAGTTTCGGAGGAGACCACCACTGGGGTTAAGAGGCTCTACCAGATGGAGTCCAGTGGCTCTCTGCTGTTCCCTGCTATTAACGTTAATGACTCTGTCACTAAGAGCAAG TTCGATAACTTGTACGGGTGCCGCCACTCCCTTCCCGATGGTTTGATGAGAGCTACTGATGTAATGATTGCTGGCAAGGTTGCTGTTGTCTGTGGATACGGTGATGTTGGAAAGGGCTGTGCTGCTGCCTTGAAGCAAGCTGGATCCCGAGTGATCGTGACTGAAATTGATCCAATTTGTGCTCTTCAGGCCCTTATGGAAGGCATCCCAGTTCTGACCCTTGAGGATGTTGTCGCAGAGGCTGACATCTTCGTCACAACCACTGGTAACAAGGATATCATCATGGTTGACGacatgaagaagatgaagaacaaTGCCATTGTTTGCAACATTGGTCACTTTGATAACGAGATTGACATGCTCGGCCTTGAGAACTACCCAGGCGTGAAGCGCATCACCATCAAGCCCCAAACAGACAGGTGGGTTTTCCCCGAGACGAACTCGGGCATCATTGTGCTGGCTGAGGGTCGGCTCATGAACTTGGGCTGTGCCACAGGGCACCCTAGTTTTGTGATGTCCTGTTCCTTCACAAACCAGGTGATTGCACAGCTTGAGCTGTGGACGGAGAAGGCAAGTGGGAAGTATGAGAAGAAGGTTTATGTTTTGCCTAAGCACCTTGATGAGAAGGTTGCAGCACTTCACCTTGGCAAGCTTGGGGCTAAGCTCACCAAGCTCAGCAAGGATCAGGCTGACTACATTAACGTGCCCGTTGAGGGTCCTTACAAGCCTGCTCAGTACAGGTATTGA
- the LOC122315742 gene encoding serine hydroxymethyltransferase 4, with amino-acid sequence MDPVSDWGNTPLHTVDPEIHDLIEKEKRRQCRGIELIASENFTSFAVIEALGSALTNKYSEGMPGNRYYGGNEFIDEIENLCRSRALQAFHLDPTKWGVNVQPYSGSPANFAAYTAVLQPHDRIMGLDLPSGGHLTHGYYTSGGKKISATSIYFESLPYKVNSTTGYIDYDKLEEKALDFRPKLIICGGSAYPRDWDYAKFRSVADKCGALLLCDMAHISGLVAAQEAANPFEFCDIVTTTTHKSLRGPRAGMIFYRKGPKPAKKGQPEDAVYDFEDKINFSVFPSLQGGPHNHQIGALAVALKQATSPGFKAYAKQVKANAVALGNYLMSKGYKLVTGGTENHLVLWDLRPLGLTGNKVEKLCDLCNITVNKNAVFGDSSALAPGGVRIGTPAMTSRGLVEKDFEQIGEFLHRSVTITLSIQKQYGKLLKDFNKGLVNNKDIESLKADVEKFSALFDMPGFLMSEMKYKDEV; translated from the exons atgGATCCCGTAAGCGATTGGGGAAACACACCTCTCCACACCGTCGACCCAGAAATCCACGACCTCATCGAGAAGGAGAAGCGCCGCCAATGCCGCGGTATTGAGCTTATCGCCTCGGAGAACTTCACCTCCTTTGCCGTCATCGAGGCCCTCGGCAGCGCCTTGACCAACAAGTACTCTGAGGGCATGCCCGGTAACCGTTACTACGGAGGTAACGAGTTCATCGACGAGATCGAGAACCTTTGCAGGTCTCGCGCCCTACAGGCCTTCCATCTCGATCCCACCAAGTGGGGCGTCAATGTCCAGCCCTACTCCGGCTCACCTGCTAACTTTGCTGCCTATACGGCGGTGCTCCAACCCCACGACCGCATCATGGGTTTGGATCTTCCTTCCGGCGGTCACCTCACCCATGGCTACTACACCTCCGGAGGGAAGAAGATCTCGGCTACCTCGATTTACTTCGAGAGTCTACCCTACAAGGTGAATTCCACCACTGGGTATATCGATTACGATAAGTTGGAGGAGAAAGCCTTGGATTTCAGGCCCAAGTTGATCATTTGTGGTGGAAGTGCTTATCCCAGGGACTGGGATTACGCCAAGTTCCGCTCTGTCGCCGACAAGTGCGGCGCGCTGTTGCTTTGTGACATGGCTCACATTAGTGGTCTTGTTGCTGCTCAG GAAGCTGCGAATCCCTTTGAATTCTGTGATATAGTTACCACCACAACCCACAAGAGCTTGAGGGGTCCTAGGGCTGGTATGATCTTCTACAGGAAGGGGCCTAAACCAGCCAAGAAGGGCCAGCCAGAGGATGCAGTTTACGACTTTGAAGACAAGATCAACTTTTCTGTTTTCCCCTCTCTTCAGGGTGGTCCCCACAATCACCAGATTGGTGCCTTGGCTGTTGCTCTGAAACAGGCCACGTCACCTGGGTTCAAGGCCTATGCCAAACAGGTCAAGGCCAATGCAGTTGCCCTTGGAAACTACCTGATGAGCAAGGGATACAAACTTGTCACCGGAGGAACTGAGAACCACCTTGTCCTGTGGGATCTTCGGCCTCTTGGGTTGACTG GCAATAAGGTCGAGAAGCTTTGTGACTTGTGCAATATCACCGTGAACAAGAATGCTGTGTTTGGTGATAGCAGTGCTTTGGCTCCTGGAGGAGTACGAATTG GAACCCCGGCCATGACTTCAAGAGGGTTGGTGGAGAAGGACTTCGAACAGATAGGAGAGTTCCTTCACCGGTCAGTGACTATCACCTTGAGCATCCAAAAGCAGTATGGAAAGTTATTGAAGGACTTCAACAAGGGCCTGGTTAACAACAAGGACATTGAGAGTCTCAAGGCTGATGTTGAGAAGTTCTCAGCCTTGTTTGACATGCCCGGCTTCCTGATGTCCGAGAtgaagtacaaggatgaggtctAG